One Cololabis saira isolate AMF1-May2022 chromosome 18, fColSai1.1, whole genome shotgun sequence genomic region harbors:
- the LOC133418443 gene encoding uncharacterized protein LOC133418443 isoform X2, producing MTPRLQLFITLLLHFGAGISGEFFHRAGDDSLIINNITAEDADFYNWWDDFVDYDSTSVDLNVVTAGIDLHHRAGDDVVLPCHLEFTSDDCSYLDWIYNNIQNADGHFKVTDGDIVKTSPRADRMSLSSNCSLIINNITAEDAGHYICWNGYGDSTSVYLNVLTDSSVINTRLIIGSVVGGLMVVLVSIATFLIIYRMKVKRNNPRNQTVHSVEGHGTQIRWSRCYIVCKHAPVLGCWYIYRFQEPMEQLHT from the exons atgacgccacgactgcagctcttcatcactttactgcttcactttgGAG caggaatcagtggTGAATTCTTTCACAGGGCTGGAGATGActctctgatcatcaacaacatcactgctgaagatgctgaTTTTTACAACTGGTGGGATGACTTTGTTGATTATGATTCCACATCTGTGGATCTGAATGTTGTAACAG CAGGAATTGATCTccatcacagagctggagatgacgtCGTTTTACCGTGTCACCTTGAATTTACATCCGACGACTGTTCTTATCTTGACTGGATTTACAACAACATTCAAAATGCAGATGGACACTTCAAGGTTACTGATGGAGATATTGTGAAGACGTCACCTAGAGCTGACAGGATGAGTTTGAGCAGTaactgctctctgatcatcaacaacatcactgctgaagatgctggtCATTACATCTGTTGGAATGGATATGGTGATTCCACATCTGTGTATCTGAATGTtttaacag ATTCCAGTGTGATCAATACCAGATTGATTATTGGATCGGTGGTCGGGGGACTGATGGTGGTTCTGGTCAGCATCGCTACGTTTCTCATCATTTACAGGATGAAAGTTAAAAGGAATAATCCCAGAAATCAAACAG ttcACAGTGTAGAAGGACATGGGACTCAGATTCGATGGAGCCGCTGTTACATAGTGTGCAAACACGCTCCTGTATTGGGATGTTGGTATATCTACCGGTTTCAAGAGCCAATGGAGCAACTCCACACCTAA
- the LOC133418443 gene encoding CXADR-like membrane protein isoform X3 yields the protein MSLSSDCSLIINNITAEDAGQYICRIRKGVGYSVTYVYVNVVTAGIDLHHRAGDDVVLPCHLEFTSDDCSYLDWIYNNIQNADGHFKVTDGDIVKTSPRADRMSLSSNCSLIINNITAEDAGHYICWNGYGDSTSVYLNVLTDSSVINTRLIIGSVVGGLMVVLVSIATFLIIYRMKVKRNNPRNQTVHSVEGHGTQIRWSRCYIVCKHAPVLGCWYIYRFQEPMEQLHT from the exons ATGAGTTTGAGCAGTGactgctctctgatcatcaacaacatcactgctgaagatgctggtCAATACATCTGTAGGATTAGAAAAGGTGTTGGTTACTCTGTCACATATGTGTATGTGAATGTTGtaacag CAGGAATTGATCTccatcacagagctggagatgacgtCGTTTTACCGTGTCACCTTGAATTTACATCCGACGACTGTTCTTATCTTGACTGGATTTACAACAACATTCAAAATGCAGATGGACACTTCAAGGTTACTGATGGAGATATTGTGAAGACGTCACCTAGAGCTGACAGGATGAGTTTGAGCAGTaactgctctctgatcatcaacaacatcactgctgaagatgctggtCATTACATCTGTTGGAATGGATATGGTGATTCCACATCTGTGTATCTGAATGTtttaacag ATTCCAGTGTGATCAATACCAGATTGATTATTGGATCGGTGGTCGGGGGACTGATGGTGGTTCTGGTCAGCATCGCTACGTTTCTCATCATTTACAGGATGAAAGTTAAAAGGAATAATCCCAGAAATCAAACAG ttcACAGTGTAGAAGGACATGGGACTCAGATTCGATGGAGCCGCTGTTACATAGTGTGCAAACACGCTCCTGTATTGGGATGTTGGTATATCTACCGGTTTCAAGAGCCAATGGAGCAACTCCACACCTAA
- the LOC133418443 gene encoding uncharacterized protein LOC133418443 isoform X1 yields the protein MEKQKNQVNSLLYVMGDKSDDILSTLTLTDQQKAVYADVKKAFDEHFVGRHNVIYERAKFNSRQQQKGESAENFITAVHKLAEHCRFGDLKEEMIRDRIVVGIRNSRLSERLQLDPDLTLARTITQVRQQEDVKKQQQLLRGEHSEIKGANVDAMNTGRWKKPYRQTPPLRPEHSMSKPNFVNKTSLAEKCKRCGKTPQHPWKMCPAKEAECRKCRKKGHFAAVCRSSQRVEAIVDSDAENDIAFMGAVNAEEKDEVWLKEISMNGEQIMFKLDSGASVTAIPASMYSRKWDGRLMKPPKRIKGPDNSPLQVLGMVRSHIKTERKETMQNVYVIENLVTPLMGLPALIKLNLIQQVASVQAETQKNSHQYKAIFPKVFSGLGKLQGSYKIKCALSPTQGPITHEGPSQRRAGQDGNIRGYKKD from the coding sequence ATGGAAAAGCAGAAGAACCAGGTCAACTCCCTCCTTTACGTAATGGGCGACAAGAGCGACGACATTCTCAGTACACTAACACTCACGGACCAACAGAAGGCAGTCTATGCGGACGTGAAAAAAGCCTTTGATGAACATTTTGTTGGTAGGCACAACGTGATATATGAACGTGCCAAGTTTAATAGCAGACAGCAGCAAAAAGGCGAGTCAGCAGAGAACTTTATCACAGCTGTGCACAAACTAGCAGAGCACTGCAGATTTGGGGACTTAAAAGAGGAAATGATAAGAGACCGGATAGTGGTCGGAATAAGAAACTCCAGGCTGTCAGAGAGACTTCAGTTAGACCCAGACCTGACACTGGCAAGAACAATAACACAGGTCAGGCAGCAGGAAGATGTGAAGAAACAACAGCAACTGCTCCGAGGCGAACATTCAGAAATTAAAGGTGCAAATGTGGATGCCATGAACACAGGCAGATGGAAAAAACCTTACAGACAAACTCCTCCACTCAGACCAGAACACTCTATGTCCAAACCAAACTTTGTAAACAAGACAAGCCTTGctgaaaaatgtaaaaggtgTGGGAAAACACCACAACACCCATGGAAAATGTGCCCAGCCAAAGAAGCCGAGTGTCGTAAGTGCAGGAAGAAGGGACACTTCGCTGCAGTCTGCAGATCATCACAGAGAGTGGAAGCTATAGTTGATAGTGATGCAGAAAATGACATAGCATTCATGGGGGCAGTTAACGCAGAAGAAAAAGACGAGGTATGGTTAAAAGAAATCAGCATGAATGGAGAACAGATTATGTTTAAACTGGACTCAGGAGCTTCGGTTACAGCCATCCCAGCTTCTATGTATTCCAGGAAATGGGACGGCAGACTGATGAAACCACCTAAGAGGATTAAAGGTCCAGATAACTCCCCGTTACAAGTCTTGGGCATGGTGAGGTCACACatcaagacagaaagaaaggaaacaatgcAGAATGTGTATGTCATAGAAAATCTTGTGACGCCACTAATGGGCCTCCCTGCTTTAATAAAGCTGAACCTGATTCAACAAGTAGCTTCAGTCCAGGCAGAGACACAGAAGAACAGTCATCAGTACAAGGCTATCTTCCCAAAAGTGTTTTCAGGGCTTGGAAAGCTGCAAGGAAGCTACAAGATAAAATGCGCTCTCAGCCCCACGCAGGGTCCCATTACCCATGAAGGACCAAGTCAAAGAAGAGCTGGACAGGATGGAAACATTAGGGGTTATAAGAAAGATTGA
- the LOC133418443 gene encoding uncharacterized protein LOC133418443 isoform X4, giving the protein MTPRLQLFITLLLHFGAGISGEFFHRAGDDSLIINNITAEDADFYNWWDDFVDYDSTSVDLNVVTAGIDLHHRAGDDVVLPCHLEFTSDDCSYLDWIYNNIQNADGHFKVTDGDIVKTSPRADRMSLSSNCSLIINNITAEDAGHYICWNGYGDSTSVYLNVLTDSSVINTRLIIGSVVGGLMVVLVSIATFLIIYRMKVKRNNPRNQTGEL; this is encoded by the exons atgacgccacgactgcagctcttcatcactttactgcttcactttgGAG caggaatcagtggTGAATTCTTTCACAGGGCTGGAGATGActctctgatcatcaacaacatcactgctgaagatgctgaTTTTTACAACTGGTGGGATGACTTTGTTGATTATGATTCCACATCTGTGGATCTGAATGTTGTAACAG CAGGAATTGATCTccatcacagagctggagatgacgtCGTTTTACCGTGTCACCTTGAATTTACATCCGACGACTGTTCTTATCTTGACTGGATTTACAACAACATTCAAAATGCAGATGGACACTTCAAGGTTACTGATGGAGATATTGTGAAGACGTCACCTAGAGCTGACAGGATGAGTTTGAGCAGTaactgctctctgatcatcaacaacatcactgctgaagatgctggtCATTACATCTGTTGGAATGGATATGGTGATTCCACATCTGTGTATCTGAATGTtttaacag ATTCCAGTGTGATCAATACCAGATTGATTATTGGATCGGTGGTCGGGGGACTGATGGTGGTTCTGGTCAGCATCGCTACGTTTCTCATCATTTACAGGATGAAAGTTAAAAGGAATAATCCCAGAAATCAAACAG